A section of the Leptotrichia sp. HSP-342 genome encodes:
- a CDS encoding ABC transporter permease — protein sequence MKKNKIMQQLVTFASLIIMIIFFSITSSQFFSITNFMTIALQTAIIGIIAIGMTFVIITGGIDLSVGSIVAFSGVIMGMAMKAGIPTILAIILGLVSGIACGIINGLLVSKANLPPFITTLGLMMITRGLVLAITNGIPVSGLNDGFDKLSGGTVLGIPNPVIYLIIITAVFSFVLKKTVIGKYTYAVGSNEAASKLSGVNVDKIKLFVYGLSGFLCAISGILLASRLISAQPTEGTGYEMDAVAAVVIGGASLMGGSGSILGTILGAFIMSTLKNGLNMLNVSGFWQQFAIGVVVLVAVYIDSLKNKK from the coding sequence ATGAAAAAGAATAAAATAATGCAACAATTGGTTACATTTGCCAGTTTAATAATAATGATAATATTTTTCTCAATAACATCCAGTCAGTTTTTTTCAATAACAAATTTCATGACAATCGCTTTACAGACTGCTATCATTGGAATTATAGCTATAGGAATGACATTTGTAATAATAACAGGAGGTATTGATTTATCAGTAGGTTCCATTGTAGCTTTTTCAGGAGTTATAATGGGAATGGCAATGAAAGCTGGAATTCCTACAATTCTAGCAATAATTTTAGGACTAGTAAGTGGTATAGCATGTGGAATAATAAATGGACTATTAGTATCTAAAGCTAATCTGCCTCCATTTATAACTACTTTAGGTTTAATGATGATTACTAGAGGACTTGTCTTAGCAATAACAAACGGAATCCCAGTTTCAGGATTAAACGATGGTTTTGATAAATTATCAGGTGGAACAGTATTAGGTATTCCAAATCCAGTAATTTATCTAATTATAATAACAGCAGTATTCTCATTTGTACTGAAAAAAACAGTCATTGGAAAATATACTTATGCAGTTGGAAGTAACGAAGCTGCTTCAAAACTTTCAGGAGTAAATGTAGATAAAATAAAATTATTTGTATATGGATTAAGTGGTTTTCTATGTGCTATTTCAGGAATTCTTCTTGCATCAAGATTGATTTCAGCACAACCTACTGAAGGAACAGGATACGAAATGGATGCCGTTGCCGCAGTAGTAATCGGTGGTGCGAGTCTTATGGGAGGTTCAGGATCAATTTTAGGAACAATACTAGGAGCCTTTATAATGAGTACATTGAAAAATGGGCTTAATATGCTTAATGTATCAGGATTCTGGCAACAATTTGCCATAGGAGTAGTAGTACTTGTGGCAGTATATATAGATAGTTTAAAAAATAAAAAATAA
- a CDS encoding sugar ABC transporter ATP-binding protein: protein MAEKILEMKNIVKTFPGVKALDHAYIDLYAGEVNAFLGENGAGKSTLMKVLTGVYQKDEGEIIYNGKSVNFKNPKEAQENGISIIYQEFNLLPHLSVADNIFITREFQGMKGIVNETKQNEEAQKILNQLGLKISPEEKVMNLSVAEQQMVEIAKALSTHAKILIMDEPTAALTDREIEKLFEVIENLKKDGVGIIYISHRMEELKIIADRATVMRDGKYIDTVNYKDTTNDDLIKLMVGRDITEQYPARNVKIGEALLEVENLSYKKHVKAINFSVKKGEILGVAGLMGSGRTEMAKVIFGAYEKSGGKVFMEGKEVHIKNPKEAIKLGIAYLTEDRKKDGLFLNLSIEDNIMIANLNLVSDKSVLNKVKSENITKKYIEKMKIKTPSKEQFTKNLSGGNQQKVILARWLCQNKKIVIFDEPTRGIDVGAKREVYNLMNELVETGAGIIMISSELPEILGMSDRVMIMHEGKIGNIIDIKDATEERILYFATGGINKYEKE from the coding sequence ATGGCTGAAAAAATACTGGAAATGAAAAATATAGTAAAAACTTTTCCAGGAGTAAAAGCTCTGGATCATGCTTACATTGATTTGTACGCTGGAGAAGTAAATGCTTTTCTAGGAGAAAACGGTGCTGGGAAGTCAACATTAATGAAGGTTCTTACTGGAGTATATCAAAAGGATGAAGGTGAGATAATTTACAATGGAAAAAGTGTAAATTTTAAAAATCCTAAGGAAGCACAGGAAAATGGAATAAGTATAATTTATCAGGAATTTAACCTGCTTCCTCATCTTTCAGTTGCAGACAATATATTTATTACAAGAGAATTCCAAGGAATGAAAGGGATTGTAAATGAGACTAAACAAAACGAAGAAGCTCAAAAAATTCTGAATCAGCTAGGATTAAAAATATCACCTGAGGAAAAGGTAATGAATTTAAGTGTAGCAGAACAGCAAATGGTGGAAATAGCAAAAGCACTTTCAACACATGCAAAAATATTGATTATGGATGAACCAACTGCAGCTCTTACAGACAGGGAAATTGAAAAGCTTTTTGAAGTCATTGAAAATCTTAAAAAGGATGGTGTAGGTATAATTTATATTTCACATAGGATGGAAGAACTTAAAATAATTGCAGATAGAGCAACAGTAATGAGAGATGGTAAATATATAGACACTGTAAATTATAAAGATACAACGAATGATGATTTAATAAAACTGATGGTAGGTAGAGATATAACTGAACAATATCCCGCAAGAAATGTTAAAATTGGTGAAGCTTTGCTAGAAGTTGAAAATTTGTCATATAAAAAACATGTAAAGGCAATAAATTTCTCAGTTAAAAAAGGAGAAATTTTAGGTGTTGCAGGATTAATGGGATCTGGAAGAACAGAAATGGCAAAAGTTATTTTTGGAGCCTATGAAAAATCAGGTGGAAAAGTCTTCATGGAGGGGAAAGAGGTTCATATAAAAAATCCTAAGGAAGCAATAAAGTTAGGTATCGCATATCTGACAGAGGATAGAAAAAAAGATGGACTTTTTCTTAATTTATCAATAGAAGACAATATTATGATTGCAAATTTAAATTTAGTATCAGATAAATCAGTCTTAAACAAAGTTAAATCTGAAAATATAACAAAGAAATACATAGAAAAAATGAAAATAAAAACTCCATCAAAAGAACAATTCACAAAAAATCTGAGTGGAGGAAATCAGCAAAAGGTTATATTGGCAAGATGGCTTTGTCAAAATAAGAAAATAGTAATATTTGATGAGCCTACTAGAGGAATAGATGTAGGAGCAAAAAGAGAAGTTTACAATCTTATGAATGAACTGGTCGAAACAGGAGCAGGGATTATAATGATTTCATCTGAATTACCTGAAATACTTGGAATGAGTGATAGAGTAATGATTATGCATGAAGGGAAAATAGGTAATATAATAGATATAAAAGATGCAACAGAAGAAAGAATACTATATTTTGCGACAGGAGGAATAAATAAATATGAAAAAGAATAA
- a CDS encoding rhamnulokinase — protein MGKKAVLAFDYGASSGRLVLGILNEDTKKIELKEMHRFKNCSVKLNQYEYWDFPYLYNELKEGLKKVFAKESIVNNENIEVLGLGVDTWGVDYGWIDEKGELLSLPICYRDTRTEEVFEEVHSKVSLEEIFNETGVQFYSFNSIYQIFYDIHKRKVLEKGAKQLQFMPNLFAYFLTGKKSWEYTISSTSGMINIDNKKWSKKIFEKLDIPESIVGDIEHGGQVLAPLKETIQKELGIKPLNVILTASHDSAAAIAGAPLVENSLYVINGTWSIIGFESDVPVVNEKAFKNNIVNEGGIEKKARVLKMIPGLWILQQLKKIFNEKNLDIDYSDFGNMAKKSNLISFVDLENERFLHAEKMDIEIKEYCRETGQEVPETDEDLLRVAYNSLKKQYNKSIKELEKLVGNEFTSIIAIGGGIQDKFLCQEISDETDRVIKAGPIEASAFGNIITQFIALGLVKNLEEGREIVKNSVEIIEYKSKRKEEK, from the coding sequence TTGGGAAAAAAAGCAGTTCTGGCATTTGATTACGGAGCTTCGTCAGGTAGATTAGTTTTGGGTATCTTAAATGAGGATACTAAGAAAATAGAATTGAAGGAAATGCACAGATTTAAAAATTGCTCTGTTAAACTAAATCAATATGAATATTGGGATTTTCCTTATTTGTATAATGAATTAAAAGAAGGTTTAAAAAAAGTATTTGCAAAAGAAAGTATTGTTAATAACGAAAATATAGAGGTTCTAGGATTAGGTGTAGATACTTGGGGAGTAGATTACGGATGGATTGATGAAAAAGGAGAACTACTATCACTTCCTATATGCTATAGAGACACAAGAACGGAAGAAGTTTTTGAAGAAGTTCACAGTAAAGTTTCTCTTGAAGAAATATTTAATGAAACAGGAGTGCAGTTTTATTCTTTTAATTCAATTTATCAAATATTTTATGATATACATAAAAGAAAAGTTCTTGAAAAAGGAGCAAAACAGCTTCAATTTATGCCAAATTTATTTGCATATTTTCTTACAGGAAAAAAATCGTGGGAATATACAATCAGTTCCACTAGCGGAATGATAAATATTGATAATAAGAAATGGAGCAAAAAAATATTTGAAAAGTTGGATATTCCTGAAAGCATTGTTGGAGATATAGAACATGGAGGTCAAGTTCTTGCACCATTGAAGGAAACTATTCAGAAGGAACTAGGAATAAAACCTTTGAATGTAATCTTGACTGCATCTCATGATTCAGCAGCAGCAATAGCAGGAGCACCGTTAGTAGAAAATTCTTTATATGTAATAAACGGAACATGGTCAATAATTGGCTTTGAATCAGATGTTCCCGTTGTAAATGAAAAAGCTTTTAAAAATAATATTGTAAATGAAGGCGGAATAGAAAAAAAAGCAAGAGTGCTCAAAATGATACCAGGTTTGTGGATACTGCAGCAGCTGAAAAAAATATTTAATGAAAAAAATCTTGATATAGATTATTCAGATTTTGGAAATATGGCTAAGAAATCAAACTTGATTTCATTTGTTGATTTAGAAAATGAAAGATTTTTACACGCTGAAAAGATGGACATTGAAATAAAAGAATATTGCAGGGAAACTGGGCAAGAAGTTCCAGAGACAGATGAAGATTTACTAAGAGTAGCATATAACAGCTTAAAGAAACAGTACAATAAGAGTATAAAGGAACTAGAAAAACTGGTTGGAAATGAATTTACTTCAATTATAGCAATTGGAGGAGGAATACAGGATAAATTCCTATGTCAGGAAATTTCAGATGAAACAGATAGAGTAATTAAGGCAGGACCGATAGAAGCATCAGCATTTGGAAATATAATAACACAGTTTATCGCTCTTGGACTTGTTAAAAATTTAGAAGAAGGAAGAGAAATTGTAAAAAATTCTGTAGAAATAATAGAATATAAATCTAAAAGAAAGGAGGAAAAATAA
- a CDS encoding L-fuculose-phosphate aldolase: MILEKERKQVIEYSLKLLSEGLTNGTAGNVSIFNREKGLVAISPTGVNYSELTPEMISIVDLDKKLIEGLKPSSELEMHMILYRNREDVNAVIHTHPVYTTVLACLRQDLPAIDYMIAVTGATKVRCAEYASYGTKELAENAYKAMGSSLAVILANHGLTTAGKDIANAFNITVQVEYISNLYIKARNIGEPIILPDNEMNSMLERFKTYGQIKSIK; the protein is encoded by the coding sequence ATGATTCTTGAAAAAGAAAGAAAACAAGTAATTGAATATTCTCTTAAATTATTGTCAGAAGGACTTACAAACGGGACAGCTGGTAATGTAAGTATTTTTAACAGAGAGAAAGGGTTGGTTGCAATAAGCCCAACTGGAGTAAACTACTCAGAATTAACTCCAGAAATGATTTCAATAGTTGATTTGGACAAAAAACTTATTGAAGGATTAAAACCCTCAAGTGAATTAGAAATGCACATGATTTTATACAGAAATCGTGAAGATGTAAATGCTGTTATACATACCCACCCAGTGTACACTACAGTATTAGCATGCTTGAGACAAGATTTGCCGGCAATTGATTATATGATTGCTGTTACAGGAGCAACGAAAGTAAGATGTGCTGAATATGCTTCATATGGTACAAAGGAACTTGCTGAAAATGCATATAAGGCAATGGGAAGTAGTCTTGCAGTAATACTTGCAAACCATGGATTGACAACAGCTGGAAAGGATATAGCAAATGCTTTCAATATAACAGTTCAGGTAGAGTATATCTCTAATTTGTATATAAAGGCGAGAAATATAGGAGAACCTATTATATTACCTGACAATGAAATGAACAGCATGCTTGAGAGATTTAAAACATACGGACAAATAAAATCTATAAAGTAG
- a CDS encoding tannase/feruloyl esterase family alpha/beta hydrolase: protein MLNVDSLTHLFIVPAMKNFDALTALEKWTEENMAPDCLVEKAGKKYLDQNKEQPFCPYLKVATYIGGEQE, encoded by the coding sequence ATGTTAAATGTAGATAGTTTAACACATTTATTCATAGTTCCTGCAATGAAAAATTTTGATGCTTTAACAGCTCTTGAAAAATGGACTGAAGAAAATATGGCGCCAGATTGCCTAGTTGAAAAAGCTGGAAAAAAATATCTAGATCAAAATAAGGAACAGCCATTTTGTCCATATCTGAAGGTAGCAACTTATATTGGTGGAGAACAAGAATAA
- a CDS encoding alpha/beta hydrolase-fold protein, whose protein sequence is MKKIETIIKEKECILYIKKNKNPDYVLIQPVDENDIKVLDNEVKYISENTNKNFSLIAFKINDWNSELTPWEMPLLRGKGNFGNRADKTLNFIKEKLIPNLEEFMNIQDKNVKYILGGYSLAGLFSLWSGYKTNTFYGVAGVSPSVWYEGWIDFVRNAELKANNVYLSLGKLEETSKHKILAKIGDNIREYSEILKNSGIEKSILEWNEGNHFNNSDIRTGKGFVWILENC, encoded by the coding sequence ATGAAAAAAATAGAAACAATAATTAAAGAAAAAGAGTGCATTTTGTATATAAAAAAAAATAAAAATCCAGACTACGTTTTGATACAGCCTGTAGACGAAAATGATATCAAAGTTCTAGATAATGAAGTGAAATATATTTCTGAAAATACAAATAAAAATTTTAGTCTTATTGCATTTAAAATAAACGACTGGAACAGCGAACTGACTCCGTGGGAAATGCCACTTCTTCGTGGGAAAGGTAACTTTGGAAATAGAGCTGATAAAACGTTGAATTTTATAAAGGAAAAATTGATTCCAAATTTGGAAGAATTTATGAATATTCAAGATAAGAATGTGAAATATATTTTAGGTGGATATTCTCTTGCTGGGTTATTTTCGCTGTGGTCTGGTTATAAAACTAATACTTTTTATGGAGTAGCAGGCGTTTCTCCTTCTGTATGGTATGAGGGCTGGATAGATTTTGTAAGAAATGCTGAACTAAAGGCAAATAATGTATATCTAAGCCTTGGAAAACTGGAAGAAACTTCTAAACATAAAATATTAGCTAAAATTGGTGATAATATAAGGGAATATTCTGAAATATTAAAAAATTCTGGAATTGAAAAAAGTATTTTGGAATGGAATGAGGGAAATCATTTTAACAATTCAGATATACGAACTGGAAAAGGATTTGTTTGGATTTTAGAAAATTGTTAA
- a CDS encoding M20 metallopeptidase family protein, whose translation MELLKINEFIKENVDKIYDEMVKIRRTIHENPELGDEEIETSKLIKKFLAENGIEFSEIINTGVVATIYNDKENMKNKTVATRADIDALPIFEENEVEYKSKNIGKMHACGHDAHTTIQLGVAKILADNKDKWHGTVRFFFQPAEETTGGADRMIKNGGLKFENDENRKIDAFFALHMAPEIKLGKIGIKYGKAHASSARIHLTINGTSAHAALPHKGVDAILIGAKVMEYLQSIVSRRIDPREEAVITIGTFNGGFADNVVCDKVEMRGTARTMSEETRTFIIETIEKDLPKFVESLGGTVNVDIKRGYAPVINNEEITKKVENNIIDLYGKNALELIKQPRMDVEDVSYFLNEIPGCFFRLGTRVEEKGLIYDLHHPKFNIDEESLKIGMGLQLKNILEYLK comes from the coding sequence ATGGAATTGCTTAAAATTAACGAGTTTATAAAAGAAAATGTGGATAAAATTTATGACGAAATGGTAAAGATTAGACGAACTATTCACGAAAATCCTGAACTTGGGGATGAAGAAATTGAAACGAGTAAATTAATAAAGAAATTTTTAGCAGAAAATGGAATTGAATTTTCTGAGATTATAAATACAGGAGTTGTTGCGACAATTTATAATGATAAGGAAAATATGAAAAATAAGACAGTTGCGACTCGTGCAGATATTGATGCATTGCCAATTTTCGAAGAAAATGAAGTTGAATACAAGTCAAAAAATATTGGGAAAATGCATGCTTGCGGACATGATGCACATACAACTATTCAACTTGGAGTAGCAAAAATTTTGGCAGATAACAAGGATAAATGGCACGGAACTGTGAGATTTTTCTTTCAGCCTGCGGAAGAAACAACTGGCGGTGCTGACAGAATGATAAAAAATGGAGGATTAAAATTTGAAAATGATGAAAATCGAAAAATAGATGCCTTTTTTGCATTACACATGGCTCCAGAAATAAAACTTGGGAAAATTGGGATAAAATATGGAAAAGCACATGCTTCATCAGCAAGAATACACCTTACGATAAATGGTACTTCTGCCCACGCCGCATTGCCTCACAAAGGAGTTGATGCAATCTTAATCGGAGCAAAAGTTATGGAATACTTACAATCAATAGTGAGCAGAAGAATTGATCCAAGAGAAGAAGCCGTAATTACAATAGGAACATTTAACGGAGGCTTTGCTGATAATGTAGTGTGTGATAAAGTGGAAATGAGAGGAACTGCAAGAACAATGTCCGAAGAAACAAGAACATTTATAATTGAAACAATTGAAAAAGACCTGCCTAAATTTGTAGAATCACTAGGCGGAACAGTAAACGTGGATATTAAGCGTGGCTATGCTCCTGTAATTAACAACGAAGAAATAACAAAAAAAGTAGAAAATAATATTATTGACTTATACGGTAAAAATGCTCTGGAATTAATAAAGCAGCCTAGAATGGATGTTGAAGATGTTAGTTATTTCCTAAATGAAATACCTGGGTGTTTTTTCAGACTGGGAACAAGAGTCGAAGAAAAAGGCTTAATCTATGATTTGCACCATCCAAAATTTAATATTGATGAGGAAAGCTTGAAAATCGGAATGGGATTACAATTGAAAAATATTTTAGAATATTTGAAATAA
- the rlmD gene encoding 23S rRNA (uracil(1939)-C(5))-methyltransferase RlmD, whose product MDKIKNNYEIGQKLEIQIEKIVFGGEGLGRVDGFTVFVPMSVPGDKLEVEIISVKKSYARGLITRIIEPSKDRIEDLSKISFEDFDGCDFGMLKYEKQLEYKDKMLEEVLTKIAEIDLKKVKISKIIGSDKKINYRNKTAEPFFKKNGIIQTGFYSRKSHNVFSAKESLLKSEIAKIIIDKFLQKVNSFAGTKKEFKVFNEVNNTGFLKQIMVRNNEKDEVMIVVVVNKNSQYNQLSKVLEEMYDENDCIKSIYISVKTEQNNVILGKNVHLFGSQYLEEEMEGLKFKIYPNSFFQINKKQALKLYDVAIKFLNEENKNIDKIYEKTVIDAFSGTGTIAMMLSKNIKKVIGIESVESSTLAAKLTSYENSIQNVEFVNGKVEKELPKILKREDVGAIVFDPPRRGIEESALKSVVKNKIEKIVYISCNPATFARDVKILAENGYVLTKVTPVDMFPQTGHIEVVGLLEK is encoded by the coding sequence ATGGATAAAATAAAAAATAATTATGAAATTGGGCAAAAACTGGAAATTCAAATAGAAAAAATAGTATTTGGTGGGGAAGGACTCGGAAGAGTTGATGGATTTACAGTATTTGTACCGATGAGTGTGCCAGGAGATAAATTGGAAGTGGAGATTATCTCGGTAAAAAAGTCGTATGCAAGAGGGCTTATAACTAGGATAATTGAACCATCAAAGGACAGGATTGAGGATTTGTCCAAAATTAGTTTTGAGGATTTTGATGGCTGTGATTTTGGAATGCTTAAATATGAGAAACAGCTTGAATATAAGGATAAAATGCTTGAAGAAGTGTTGACAAAGATTGCTGAAATTGATTTGAAAAAGGTAAAAATTAGCAAAATTATTGGAAGTGATAAAAAAATTAATTATAGAAACAAGACGGCTGAGCCATTTTTCAAAAAGAATGGAATTATTCAGACAGGATTTTATTCAAGAAAGTCCCACAATGTATTTTCAGCTAAAGAAAGTCTTCTGAAGTCAGAAATTGCTAAAATAATTATTGATAAATTTTTGCAGAAAGTAAATAGTTTTGCAGGCACAAAAAAGGAATTTAAAGTTTTTAATGAAGTAAATAATACTGGATTTTTGAAGCAGATAATGGTTAGAAATAATGAAAAAGATGAAGTTATGATAGTTGTTGTCGTGAATAAAAATTCGCAGTATAATCAACTTTCAAAAGTTCTGGAAGAAATGTATGATGAAAATGACTGCATAAAATCAATCTATATTTCTGTAAAAACTGAGCAGAATAATGTAATTTTAGGTAAAAATGTTCATTTATTTGGAAGTCAGTATTTGGAAGAGGAAATGGAAGGATTAAAATTCAAGATTTATCCAAATTCATTTTTCCAAATTAATAAAAAACAGGCACTAAAACTTTACGATGTTGCAATAAAATTTTTGAATGAAGAAAATAAAAATATTGATAAAATCTACGAAAAAACAGTAATTGACGCATTTTCAGGGACTGGAACAATTGCGATGATGCTTTCAAAAAATATAAAGAAGGTTATTGGAATTGAAAGTGTAGAAAGTTCAACACTTGCCGCAAAACTGACTTCTTATGAAAACTCCATTCAAAATGTAGAATTTGTAAATGGAAAAGTTGAGAAAGAACTCCCAAAAATTTTGAAGAGAGAAGATGTCGGAGCAATAGTTTTTGACCCGCCAAGACGAGGAATCGAAGAGTCAGCATTAAAGAGTGTTGTAAAGAACAAAATTGAAAAAATTGTCTATATTTCCTGCAATCCTGCCACTTTTGCACGAGATGTGAAGATTTTAGCTGAAAATGGGTATGTATTAACGAAAGTTACTCCTGTGGATATGTTCCCGCAAACTGGGCATATTGAGGTAGTGGGATTATTGGAGAAATAA
- a CDS encoding CDP-glycerol--glycerophosphate glycerophosphotransferase — protein MMKYFELDKRKNFDERKYLSTELLDKLGLNKYRKLIEENDAIYCSGKYGYKLKNETYEKIKEILCEMYKDAYDLEDEEEKEMFNEQIESFFCDKKLLSVWQLFFEDRVLEACVKNWKHSPHIGLDNEEKLRDDLIPLDLIENKEDEIFLLHKVNGGIYFYYAFTFVIKIADNFDEFIDNLYEI, from the coding sequence ATGATGAAGTATTTTGAACTGGATAAAAGAAAAAATTTTGATGAAAGAAAATATTTATCAACAGAATTACTTGATAAATTAGGGTTAAATAAATACAGAAAATTGATAGAAGAAAATGATGCTATTTATTGTTCTGGAAAATATGGTTATAAATTAAAAAATGAAACTTATGAAAAAATTAAAGAAATTTTATGTGAAATGTATAAAGATGCTTACGATTTGGAAGATGAAGAAGAAAAAGAAATGTTTAATGAACAAATAGAATCCTTTTTTTGTGATAAAAAATTATTAAGTGTATGGCAATTATTCTTTGAAGATAGAGTTTTAGAGGCATGTGTGAAAAATTGGAAACACTCTCCTCATATTGGATTAGATAACGAGGAAAAATTAAGAGATGATTTGATTCCGCTTGATTTAATTGAAAATAAAGAAGATGAAATTTTTCTTTTACACAAAGTGAATGGAGGAATTTATTTTTATTACGCATTTACATTCGTTATAAAAATAGCGGATAATTTTGATGAATTTATAGATAATTTATATGAAATTTAA
- a CDS encoding cob(I)yrinic acid a,c-diamide adenosyltransferase, translated as MKIYTKYGDEGFTRLYGGQRVSKTHVRVEAYGTMDEVCSLLGVIIAEIREDEKLNDILGKIREECENIQQQLFDCGSDLATPDGLREYKQTIDDVKWLEERMDEYIPQLPKLECFVIPGGSRMSSMFHLMRTSTRSLERKMIAVIEANEGINKVGLQYINRLSDYFFVAACLTNLKLGNNETIYKRSAKIFRNNK; from the coding sequence ATGAAAATATACACAAAATATGGTGATGAAGGTTTTACAAGACTTTATGGTGGACAAAGAGTCAGCAAGACTCATGTTAGAGTAGAAGCATATGGAACAATGGATGAAGTTTGTTCATTACTTGGAGTAATTATTGCTGAAATTCGTGAAGATGAAAAGCTGAATGATATACTTGGAAAGATACGTGAAGAATGTGAAAATATACAGCAGCAGCTTTTTGACTGTGGAAGTGACCTTGCGACTCCTGATGGATTGCGAGAGTACAAGCAAACAATTGATGATGTGAAATGGCTTGAGGAAAGAATGGATGAATATATTCCACAATTGCCTAAATTAGAATGTTTTGTAATTCCTGGAGGAAGCAGAATGTCAAGCATGTTTCATCTTATGAGGACAAGCACTCGTAGCTTGGAACGAAAAATGATTGCTGTAATTGAAGCAAATGAAGGAATAAATAAAGTTGGACTTCAATATATCAATAGACTTTCTGACTATTTCTTTGTAGCAGCATGCCTTACAAATCTAAAATTAGGAAATAACGAAACTATCTATAAAAGAAGTGCAAAAATTTTTAGAAATAACAAATAG
- the proC gene encoding pyrroline-5-carboxylate reductase, whose amino-acid sequence MKLGIIGAGNMGSSILKGVTSSNFLENKNITIFDLNKEKIQELSKEYGVKKAENENELAKESDILILSVKPNIIPKVLDKIKDDLSEKTIVLSIAAGISIGFIENIIGTDKKVIRTMPNTPAQVMEGMTAVSFNHNIQENEKSMIFKLLNSFGKSIEIEEKLMHVYTGISGSLPAYVYVFMEALADGGVLEGMPRDKAYEIIAQTVLGSAKMMLETKKHPGILKDEVTSPGGTTIAALKVLEDGKFRGTVMEAVKSCTEKSKEMAGE is encoded by the coding sequence ATGAAATTAGGAATTATTGGAGCAGGAAATATGGGAAGCTCTATATTGAAAGGCGTTACATCTTCAAACTTTCTTGAAAATAAAAATATAACTATTTTTGATTTAAACAAGGAAAAAATTCAAGAATTATCAAAAGAGTACGGTGTAAAAAAAGCAGAAAATGAAAACGAACTTGCAAAAGAAAGCGATATTCTCATCCTTTCTGTAAAACCAAATATTATTCCAAAAGTACTGGATAAAATAAAAGATGACTTGTCAGAAAAAACTATTGTTTTATCAATTGCTGCTGGAATTAGCATTGGTTTTATTGAAAATATTATTGGAACTGACAAAAAAGTTATTAGAACTATGCCAAACACACCTGCTCAAGTGATGGAAGGAATGACGGCAGTTTCTTTTAATCATAACATTCAGGAAAATGAAAAAAGTATGATTTTTAAATTGTTGAATAGTTTTGGAAAAAGTATTGAAATTGAGGAAAAACTTATGCATGTATATACAGGAATTAGTGGCTCTTTACCAGCGTATGTTTACGTATTTATGGAGGCTCTTGCGGATGGCGGGGTACTGGAAGGAATGCCAAGGGACAAAGCTTATGAAATTATTGCCCAAACGGTGTTAGGTTCAGCCAAAATGATGCTTGAAACAAAAAAACATCCAGGAATTTTGAAAGATGAGGTAACTTCTCCAGGAGGAACTACAATTGCCGCCTTGAAAGTACTGGAAGATGGTAAATTTAGAGGAACTGTAATGGAAGCCGTTAAGTCTTGTACGGAAAAGTCTAAAGAAATGGCAGGGGAGTAA